The DNA region AACAGATGGGTATTGATTGAAGGATGTATAAACAAACATAGTTTTCAATGTTGCATAGGGGTCATCTACGGCCATAATGATAGACTTAGAAGACTGGCTATGTTTGAGGAGCTCAAGCAAAAGGTGAGTATTATAAACAGACCAACCCTTGTTATGGGAGACTTCAATGTAACATTACACCCAAGGGAAAGAACAGGTGTAGTCACATGTGTACGTAGTATGAGGGAATTCTCCGAATGGGTCAATGACTCACAACTTTTTGACATTCCGCTTCACGGGATCAGATTCACCTGGCGACGGAACGAGTCACAGAGCAGGTTGGATAGAATGTTGTGTGATCGTGATTGGTTGGGAAAATTTCCAAACATGATTCTCAAAGGTTTGTGCAGAAGCTTCTCAGACCATAATCCGTTGATCCTAACGATGGAAGTATGCAACAATTGGGGTCCCAAGCCTTTCAGATGCCAGGATGCATGGTTCTTGCACCCACAGTTTAAAAGTTTTATTGTAGATGAATGGCGAAATACCCCTGCTGTCCCCCTACATACAAAACTCAAGCTCATTAAGGCCCCCCTCCGAACATGGCGTCGACAGCATTTTGACCTTATGGAAAACAAAATTGCAGATCTTGAAAGGGTCATACACGATCTGGAAAGGGTGGGTGAAAGAAGAATACTTGAAAATATGGAGAGAGCTAGATTTAATGCGGCGAACAGCATGCTCAATCATTGGCTCATTAGAAGGGAGAGAATCTGGCGACAAAGAGCTCGTTCGTATGGTTTCAGCATGAAAGACCGGAACACAAAATTCTTCCATACAGCGACCCTGCTCCGGAAAAAGAAACAAGAGATAAACAAGATAAAAATCAATGGCAACTCAATACAGGGTACTCAGAATATAAAAGACAGAGTCAGGGAGTTCTTTGTCAGTCGCTTTACTCAAGAAGCGATACCGGATTTTGACTTTGACATGGACGGGCACATGAAAATCTCAGAGGCACAAGCACGGAACCTGGAAATAATTCCCTCTAGAGAGGAAATCAAGAACGCAGTATGGGCATGCGGCGTCGACAAAGCACCAGGCTTCGATGGGTTCAATTTTAGATTCATAAGGGAGATGTGGGATGAAATAAAGGAGGAAATCTTTGAGACAATCACAAAATTCTTCATAGATGGTGGCTCGCTGCGACAACTGAATGTTACATGGGTTACCTTGATCCCGAAGAAGGAAAACCCCACAGCCATTGAAGATTTCAGGCCAATCAGTATGGTTGGATCCATCTATAAAATCATTGCAAAAATCCTCTCTTCACGTCTCAAGGAAGTTATAACCCCTCTCATTGACGAATCACAAAATGCTTTTGTTGGCAATAGGCAAATTCTCGATGGGGTACTCATAGCGAATGAATCCTTACGTTGGTTGAAGAAGAATAGAATCTCAGGTGCGttgatcaaaattgattttcaaatgGCGTATGATTCTATAAACTGGGTGTTCCTTAGAAAGGTTATGGAAAAGCTCGGTTTCGGTAGAAGATGGATAAACTGGATCATGGAGTGCGTGTCCTCAGCTTCAATGTCTGTTCTTCTAAATGGATCCCCACTGCGACCATTCAAGATGGAGAAAGGCCTCAGACAAGGTGACCCTTTATCGCCCTATCTTTTCATTCTTGTCAGTGAAGCTCTTGTATACTTTCTGAAAAAGGCACACGAACTCCACATGATTGAAGATGTGAGCATTGGAAAAGCAAAGGTTAGTCTAAAACATCTTCAATTTGCTGATGATATCCTCTTTTTTACGCCCAGAAACCCATCTTGCATCATAAACTACTTTAGAATCTTGGATATTTTTGCTCTCATGTCGGGTCTAACAGTCAATTATAACAAATCCGCCTTCATCTCATGGAAGGAAGATGATTACTCTTGGGTAAACGAAACAGCAAATATGGTTGGCTGTTTACATGTGCGCCCCCCTTTTTCATATCTAGGTTTCCCCCTTGGTGCAAATTTCAAAACATATGCTGCGTGGAAACCAATTTTGAGAAATATTGAGATACGATTAGCATCGTGGAAGGTAAGGCTATTGTCGAGAGCTGGAAGATTAACCCTTATCAAATGTGTGCTAAATAGCCTACCTGTCTATTTCATGAGTTTGTTCAAAATGCCAAAGAAAGTAGCTGCGAAAATTGTTAAAATGCAGAGAAGATTTTTTTGGGGTGGCGGCAATGGGGAATCCAGTTACTGTCCTACAGTCAAGTGGGCTAATATAGAGCTGCCGAGGGAATTGGGAGGACTTGGTGTGGGCAACATACTTCATAAAAACTTGATtctgttatttaaatggtggtGGCGTTTCTCGGAGTCTGACAATTCTTTGTGGAAAAGGATCATCAAATCGGTACATGACATCAAGGGGGACAAAGCTTCCATGATCAATTTCAGAAAAGCTAAATCAGGTATGTGGTCTGACTTGTTGGCCAATGATCCGGAAACTGTTAGAGTTAGATCAATCATTGAAGAAGGCATGAGATTAAGGGTAGGAGATGGAAACTCAATTCTTTTCTGGCATGATAGATGGTGTGAAGTAGGGGTTCTAAAGCGTATCTACCCAAGACTATTTGCAATATCACTTCAAAAGAATTGTGAAATATGTCAGATGGGAGAATGGGTGGAAAACTCATGGGTGTGGAATCTAGAGTGGCGCCGTCGTCTATATGATTGGGAACTTGAAGAGGTACGCGCCATGCAAACCATCATTGATCAAAATGGGCCGAAACGTGAGCTACAGAGCGGGTTAATGTGGAACAACAAGGAGATGGCTTCTTACCCTACAAACGGCATATCCTCCACTCTCTACGAATCTCTTACTCCACAAATACCGAAATCAATAGCTTCAGTTGTATGGCAAAAATATATACCCCCGAGAGCACAATTAACAGTATGGCTGGCATATAAAGAGGAGTTAAAAACAGGAGATTTCCTTGTAGAGAAAAGAATCATTGGCCCACAAAATGCAGGTTGCCCCTTTTGCAGAACTGAACTGGAAACAAACTCTCACATTCTTTTTACTTGCAGATTTGCTTGGAGTACATGGATGGAAATGCTTAAATGGTGGAACCTAGCCGCTCCACTACATAAGTCGTTTTCAGATTTCAGCATCCAGTGGTTAGGGTTGATCAGCGAAAGGAAATACAAAGATATCTGGCTCCTCTCTCTTGGCTGCGTAATCTGGTCGCTGTGGTACGAAAGAAACAAGATTAAATTTGAGAACAAGATCGTAAGCCTCGAGAATTTTGTCATGTCGCTGAAACTGAGAATAGGAACCTGGGCAAAGGAAATGATGGGCTACTCTGGCTATGCAccaaatgttattttcaatgcAGACTCCTTCATACTGCGACCTTAAGCCAATGATGTAAATCACTATAGACTAGCACTGTTTTGTATATGTCTACTGTTTTGTGTCTGTATTTGTGGCTGTATTATATGATGTGTAATGGGTgtatggtgtgtaaggtgtaaTGTGTGTtccatggtgtgtaaggtgatgGAAAGCGTAGCTAGTTTCAACTCTTATGCAGGTGGTGTTTAGGTTGGGCATAGAAACGAACAAACTATATCCGCTGTGTGGTATTGACCACCCCTTGGTGTTTTATACGGGTTGTTCCCTCGTCCCCTGTTccctatggctttttccccgcaggggttttttatgccggcagGTCTGGGTGCTCGGGGCTCAGCTTTCTTTTTCGCTcttcattaataaaattttccaaattcacaaaaaaaaaaaaaaaaaaaaaaaaaaaaaaaaaaaaatatatatatatatatatacatatatatatacatatatatatacatatatatatatatatacatatatatatatatatatacatatatatatatatatatatatatatactatatatatatatatatatatatatatatatatatatatatatatatatatatatagtatatataatatatacatatatatatatacatatatatatatatacatacatatatatatatatatatatatatatatatatatatatatatatatatatatatatatatatagatatacatatatatatatagatatatatatatatatatatatatatatatatatatatatatatatatatatatatatagatattatatatatatatatatatatatatatatatatatatatatatatatatatatatataatatatatatatatatatatatatatatatatatatatatatatattataatatatatatatatatatatatatatataatatatatatatatatatataatatatatatatatacatatatatacatatatatacatacatatataatatatatatacagtatattatatatatatatatatatatatatatatacatacatatatatatatatatatatatatatatatatatatatatatatatatatatatatatatacatatatagatatatatatacatatatatatatatatatatatatatatatatatatatacatatatatatacatatgtatatatatatatatatatatatatatatatatatatatatatatatatatatatatatattatatatatatatatatatatatatatatatatacatatatagatatatatatacatatatatatatatacatatatatatatatatatatatatatatatatatatatatatatatatatatatacatatgtatatatatacatatgtatatatgtatatatatatatatatatatatatatatatatatatatatatatatatatatatgtatatatatatatatatatatatatatatgtatatatgtatatatatatatatatatatatgtatatgtatatatatatatatatatatatatatatatatatatatatatgtatatatatatatatatatatatatatattatatatatatatatatatatatatatatatgtatatatatatatgtacatatatatatatatatatatatatatatatatatatatatatatatatatatatatatatatattatatatatatatatatatatacacatatatatataaatatatatatacatataatatatatatatatatatatatatgtatatatatatatacatatatatatatatatatatatacacatatatatatatatatatatacatatatatatatatacatatatatatatatatatatatatatatatatatatatatatatatatatatatatatatatatatatatatacatatacatatatatatagatatacaaatatatatatatatatatatatatatatatatatatatatatatatatatatatatatatatatatacatatatatacatatatatacatatatatatacatatatatacatatatatacatatatatatatatatatatatatatatatatatatatatatatatatatatatatatatatatatatatatgtatgtatatatatatatatatatatacatatatatatatatatacatatatatacatatatatacatatatatatacatatatatacatatatatacatatatatatatatatatatatatatatatatatatatatatatatatatatatacatatatatatatatacatatatatatatatatatatatatatgtgtgtgtgtgtgtgtgtgtgtgtgtgtgtgtgtgtgtgtgtgtgtgtgtgtgtgtgtatatatacatatatatatatatatatatatatatatatatatatatatatatatatatatgtatatatataaacatatatatatatatatatacatatatatatatatatatatatatatatatatatatatatatatatatacatatatatatatatatatatatacatatatatatatatatatatatatatatatatatatatatatacaaatatatatatatatatgtatatatatatatatatatatatatatatatatatatatatatatacatttatatatatatatatatatatatatatatatatatatatatatatatatatatatatatacatttatatatatatatatatatatatatatatatatatatatatatatatatatatatatatatacatatatatatatatatatatatacatatatatatatatatatatatatatatatatatatatatatatatatatacatatatatatatacacacacacacacacacacacacacacatatatatatatatatatatatatatatatatatatatatatatatatttatatataaatatatatatatatatatatatatatatatgtatatatatatgtatatatgtatatatatatatatatatatatatatatatatatatatatatacacatatatatatatatatatacatatatatatatatatatatatatatatatatatatatacatatatatatatatacatatatatatatatacatatatatatatatatatatatatatatatatatatatatatatatatatatatatatatatacatatatatatatatacatatatatatatatatatatatatatatatatatatatatatatatatatttgtaaatagtccaaattgaatatgttaatatttaaatgataACATATAAATTGACAATTAATGTCATatgatctaactcaatttttaaCGTATAAacttcaattatcattttaaaacttagtattcaaagtctataaaaaaatattgtatagattttaattcaaattgaatatgttaatagttaaattatgacatataatttgacaatgatgttttataatctaactcaattttgaacttataatcttCAATTATCGATTTGGAGATAAGTATTCAGATTGAATAGAGTTATTGCAATGCATTAATTTCAAATTGAATATATTAGAATTAAAATTGTGATatataaattgacattaaatCCTCATCTGCATCACTTCGTAATGCCTGTAAAGTCATTTTCATGTCGAATTCATTTATTAAATCCTTCATTAGAGAACTTTTGGAGTTTTACAGATGAAATGTCGATTTTCTTGATAATGTCTTGAAGATTTTTAAAGATTTGTATATAATTGAATGTGCAAATCTTTACCATGTCGAATTCATTCATTAAATTCTCCATTAGAGAGATGTTTGGAGTTTTGAAGATgtattatctattttttttgatgatttctTGAAGATTTTTagatattttgtaaataattgaaTGTGCAaatctttttgattttgtttcttaAATGTCGAGTTGAAGTTTGGCGGTTTGATAATCAATCCGTGAATACCGTTTTCAAAAGTAgtatttttcctctttttctttttttttaaattgttaatgaaGATTATGGTCTCGGCCAAGACTAGTTGTTTTTTATAATATCATTAAGACTTGAATTATACTTGAAAAGTACAACTAACAAGTGTTGAATATATCATTGAACAATATTCATTTTGTGAATTTCTCTACACTTGAAGTAATACCTttttaaaaacaacaaaaaaatatgattaGACAATGCATAGaatcacaaataagaaaataacaaagcctttgatttaattttgaaaaatcggTTTGGAGTAGCCTCTCAAGAAGGGAAGAAATAAGACATAAAGTAAGAAAAAAAGGTTTTCTTATTCAATTTTTATACCAAAAtacacaactaaaaaaaaaaaaaagatgacatAGAAGTATTTTATAAATATGTGAAGTcatgatcttttgattttgTGGGTTCTTAGATTCATCAAATCCATCAAATATATGAAACTATTTTCCATCATGAAATTGTGTCCTTTCTCAAAGGAAATAGACAAATTACCAAAAGGAAGAAATAATTGAAAGAGTAATGTAATGTTAAAATGGAAGACCCCACAAAAAGGACACTTATGCCTTTTGTGTGCACAAATGCCTTGAGCTATTGCTTTCTCTTACCTCTTATTCATTTGAGACATTAATAAAGTTAACAACCAAACACCAAATCGTGCTCTATTATCTATCACCTTCACCTTATAAagctttataataatccaaaacaATACAAACCCCATTTTAAAAGCCACTCATTTTTATGTCAAACTTTAATCCAATTCCATTTCAAATTAATCTTAtcatatttcaaaaatatatcaaaataataaatttttagttataaaaaccaataaatcaGTGTCGTTTTTTCTGATATTTTATGGGCCCTAGgaataattaaagaaataaacctTTTCCATAGAGGGAATATTATGGTCTTTAATGGATGTTTGGCAATATGATAAAGACATACTCTTTATATTATAATTGTTCTATGTGACAATATTGTTGAGGTGAGGCATTGAGTCTGTTTTGAGGTATGAGCCCTAAGCAAATGTCTATCTTACCTATGTTCAGATTCGATCCTACAATAAACTAAATGAATCATGTGTGTTGGTAACTCAAAATTTTGACTTAACATAAATATTGAGACGAAACATATCCATGCACCAGAAAAAGATTAATGATCTTTGTCCTTGACAATTAGCGGTATAAGACAGTGAATTTGGAATATGAATATTCCTTTCTCTTTTAGAAGATTGAAAATGTTATTAGATTATCCACCACAAACAATCAAATCTTCTAATATTCACatacttctattatttttaaaaaagtaaatagatCTTCTAAATGATATATTTGTCTTCCTTAATTTTCCcatcactatgattttatacttataaataaaatgacTTTGAAAATGTTTCATGGTCCAAATGAGAATATTCATAGCACATGATTTTGTATCTCCAAAGTCCAAACTATATATGCCTCTTTCATCACTTTGGAATAAGTACAAGCAATGACTATGAATTAGTATGAGTTAGTAGAGTTAGTAGAGTCAAATACATTATACATTGGCTTTTTTAGTTGTATTGGTGTGATACAACAACATCAAACATATATTGTTTGTAGAGTTAATCATAATAAGAATTATGATCAGATAGTCTAGATAGACTGGTGGTTAAAGGCTTTCTCTTTCGCTTTCCTCCTCTTATCCGCATGAATTTTTCAATCTATCATcgaataaaaaaacaaacatggacaattttttttttgtttatttatatgtattttaatttttatttgtttttattttattttcttttaatttttggtATTGGTTCATAGTGTGTAAGTTGCAGGCTTTGCACGTAGTTGCAGGTTCTCACGCTCTTTAAAGATCTTTCTTGAACCGAGAACTCTTTAACCGCACTCTcttttatggatatgagttgtcTTATTTCTTCCCTCTTCAGACCCTGATAATAGTTTTTCTATAAGTAGAATACActagatatgatgatgatgatggtcaaaattcttaaaaaattataaaaatattttttcaccATGGCTTTTATCACTTAAATGaagagctactcttgtgagagagcGTCTTTCTTTatgacaatttcaaaacaaaaacctcatatactaaaaattgtattaattaggctattttaATCCATATATGACAAACATCTCACGGTGATACCATCTTACAGAAGAATTTTTGCTAAATAAATACTCCATGTAGTTAAATATTCTACTATGGGCTATAAACATACATGATTAACATATTAATATGATGAGATAGACACATCACTAGATTATTATTATACTCTTGTATAAacccttttaacaaaatatatctGATTTATAGTATACATttgaattacaactcttagatTGGaatcattaataaattattatagatGTAGATACATAACACTTTCCATGAAAAATTTAGGTATGATCTCAAAAGACACTaggtatttaattttattcGTTACTCCATAATAAGCCTATGGATtctaaatagaaataaaaattaagattatatAATCATAGTGcacaaaaaagaaacataaaaaGAAAGGCATGATCGGATGCTAAGTTTGGACTTTATATAGAAgaaaagtagagaaaagataATAAAGACCCACTTCCCAAGTTCCATTTACAAGAATATGGACACTTAAAAAGCAAAGAGAACAATGGATATACCCCACTTTTTTACATGACATAACCCCACATTgtaaatttttgttgtttaggtttgatatgaaaccaaaaattatatttaaattgtaagaaaaagatttttttttttatttgggatATGCTATACAACACTTACCAGCAAAGGAGATAGatttaataattagtattaTAGGGGATGAGAATCAAACACTTATCATTAAGAtgaaataaaaagtttaaataattcaaaaaaataactaagtattgattttgattacattacattataagaaaattatttcacaATAACAAGACTGTCTCTTACCGATAAAAAGAATTGGAAACTAAAATTGATCTTTATATAAATGAAAACCATTCATAAGAGGACGGAAAACttcaattaattttcttttgtccagctatttattttatatattacaaattactACGTGAgagttttttattaatataccataattctcaaaaagatcttcattttcacttggAAAAGTCTGATAACAATTCCTTTTGCCTCTTTCTAACAAAATCATACAACTTAGGCATTGTTAACTAAGAAAAAACTACTACTACAATAAAAAgaggattttttttaattatccatTGATTCAACATTGTTAGAACACTAATTAAGATgttaattaatactaaatttaaCACTAAGTAACTAAAAGGTCTTAAAACTCTCTAGGATCAACAAAAATAGTTTCACCAGGCGGTGACTTAGTCCAGTCACCCACAGTTCCATCACTATAATCTTCACCAAGTCTTTTAATACACCACAAATCTTCGGCGCACGATAACTTTTTCCAGTGTGGGATTCCTAACTTAAGCGGGTCTCTTGAAGCTACTTCAGTAGCTACCACACTACACCCTTTTTCTCGGGCCAAGTTATGTGCAAATCCACACAAAGCCTTCACATATTTTGCACCTTCTGGGCCTTCCCCCCCAAGCCCATACAAAAATTGAAGCCCAAAAGGCCTAAATACCTCCGGAAATGATGGGATTTTAAGAAAAGGTAAAGCCCGGTCCACAATCCTACTCGTTTTAGCCAATCCTTTACCCACGCGCGACGCCCCGCGTACTTCCAACCTCCAAACCTCACTGCAATTCCAAACACTTAGGATCGCCCATGAATGGGGCGGGCTAGACAAAAACTCGTCCGCCCCGGGCCAATAACTTGGCGCGTGATTATCACGTGGTACAGCAACAAACGTACCAAGATTAAGACGGTTGTGTAGGACCGAGTCGATGTCTCGAGGGAAGAATTCTGTGGTAGAGAATTTCCTACGGTAGAGAATTTCCGCTTCGGATGGAGGAACCCGGAAGATAGTAACCCGACCCGAAACCTTAGCCCGATGTGCAAATACGGGTTGGACTAATATTGAAGGTGTACGAAATTTTGAGTAGCCACACTTGTTGGTAAACAAAGAAATTGATGCTTCATTTTCACTTTCAGTAGCTAAGTACGAGTATTCAGCTCCATTTTGCCGAAACCACTCTTCAAGCTTGTTCACTAATTTTAACGCAATTCCCATTCTTCTGtagtaaatcaaataaaatatcacGTAAGTTTTTAAATTCAACACTATAAATATTAATCTCAAAAATCTAACCCtaatcatataaataattaaataggaGAAATATGCATCTATAATTGTGTTCCAAATCCTTGTATGTAGATAGTAGTTAACATACTAAAATATCGTTAATGTGTTATGGGAACGAAGCAAAAATTGACAATTCTTTTAAAAGTcttgtttaatttcaaaaattatgttatttttcaaataatttttaatctttttaacacCTAACAAATAccacgtaatttaatattaaggtTCTTAAATTTTTGAGATTCTGTACGGTTGAACATGTTGAATATGCTTAAAACCTACCCTGATGTATTAGTGACCGAGCATAGAGAGTATGGATTACTAAAATGGAAAGTAagttaataatgtaaaattaattagttttcACCAAGATTAGCCATGTTCTAATAAGAGTATACTTACTCAGCACATTTGTTAATGTATACATTCAATTATCATTGTCTCAAATTGAATAATGGCGAAATATGTATCATATTGTTAGTTGCATAAGACCAAAATATCCTCTTTATTATGATGAATgtccaacaaaaacaacataaaatcaAAGTGTAAGGAACAACATAAAACGGATTAAAAGTACAGGAAACAAAAACTCTATCAATTATTTTACCAAAatctaaaaaaagtaaaaatagaaataataataataagaagaagaaaagtACAAACCTGTGGGAAGGGGAAACACGAAGACCTAAGATGTAGGCAAGTTTGGTGAAGACAGGGAGAGGTTTAGAATAGTCATAAAGGGTAGATTTGGAATTGGATGGTCTAGGATACTTTTTACCACATGTTACTGTTTTTATGCATCCTCTTATCATTCCTACtatttctcttttcttcttttcaccccctccttcttcttcttcttctccttcctcCACTACTTGAGCTAcctgaaaaaataataatagtcaaTAAAATAGTACTTAAAACTATTTCCATAATGTGTACACTAGAAAGTAAATGAATTTATGCTCATTTCCTATATCAAATATATGATTCTATTCTATTGTGTGGACAATGGACCGTCTTTGTTAAATATTTCCATCCCTCCTTTTGAAAACAATTAATATCACCCAAAGGTCATGATAGTGAtagtaatgttattttttttttatttttggaccaaccAAACTAACCATCATACATGTTCTATTCTTTtataactatatataaatattatcaaaTTCATAAGGAAAACGCACTATGGGTTCTCCTCTTTTCACTTGTTGTATTATTAACTGTTGGTGTTAAATTGAGCTGGACTTATTGTCTATGTTAATATATTATCAGGAAGATGCAAAatacacactttataagccatTTCTAAAACATATGACagtgaaaaaaaaagttttagtgacttataaaatatatacaccatctttaattcatgGTTATAAAAGATGGATAGGTGGAGGTTTGTATCCGCCATTCTTAAAGAGTAAAAATAGAGATGGGGTTAAGATACCAGCATGAGAAAAGCAGGTGAGTGGCGTATGCGGCAAAGTGGGTCCCCTAAGAGGTCAGTGAATAGAGATACTTTGGAGTTGGGACCAACTTCACACCTTCTCTCCACTTCTTCTACTTCCTtaccatctttttctttttcatactcTCTCACCACTACTACCACTTTCTTCTCCATTcccattttctttctttcttccttCATTAAACCAAATCACGTTCTGTTCATGCCTATTTATAGACAATTCTGATTTAGGGAGCTAGAATGATATGTACAGTACGAAAATTAATGGGTTTTTCgagatattatttattataattatattattatttgaggagaagaaaataaaaaaaa from Amaranthus tricolor cultivar Red isolate AtriRed21 chromosome 3, ASM2621246v1, whole genome shotgun sequence includes:
- the LOC130807690 gene encoding probable N-acetyltransferase HLS1: MKEERKKMGMEKKVVVVVREYEKEKDGKEVEEVERRCEVGPNSKVSLFTDLLGDPLCRIRHSPAFLMLVAQVVEEGEEEEEGGGEKKKREIVGMIRGCIKTVTCGKKYPRPSNSKSTLYDYSKPLPVFTKLAYILGLRVSPSHRRMGIALKLVNKLEEWFRQNGAEYSYLATESENEASISLFTNKCGYSKFRTPSILVQPVFAHRAKVSGRVTIFRVPPSEAEILYRRKFSTTEFFPRDIDSVLHNRLNLGTFVAVPRDNHAPSYWPGADEFLSSPPHSWAILSVWNCSEVWRLEVRGASRVGKGLAKTSRIVDRALPFLKIPSFPEVFRPFGLQFLYGLGGEGPEGAKYVKALCGFAHNLAREKGCSVVATEVASRDPLKLGIPHWKKLSCAEDLWCIKRLGEDYSDGTVGDWTKSPPGETIFVDPREF